The Methanosarcina acetivorans C2A genome includes the window TTACTTCAATAATACTAAATTTAGGTAATCTAATACCTGTAAGCCCTCTTGATGGTGGTCAGATAGCTGAAGCAATCTCTCCTACTCTATGCTATATCGGATTTCCAGTTTTAATATATTTGTTTATATTATTAAATAGTTTAAAAAGTAAGATACTATTGCTTTTTATTATAGTAGCAGGTATTTATCAAACATATTATTTTACTATGAAATACAAAACTGATCCTTATTACAAGCTGGATAAACCCAGTAAAATAAAGTTTATATTTATATATAGTATATTGGTTTTATCTTTAACAATTAGTGCAATATATCTTTATAATTCGTTTGATTTTAAAGATATATTCCATAGCATTGCCAGATTTAAATAATTATATATCATTAAAAATTATGTATGGATCAGAT containing:
- a CDS encoding site-2 protease family protein; its protein translation is MEKENDENITKKLSLKKVLFNSLFVSLSILVLGFVINYKYAVGYIFILVIHELGHYIIAKFLKVSVAFGGFTPVGAYIIHENPKNCKENALIAMGGPLFGGLLGLIYYIVYYVTGNNTFLVLTFTSIILNLGNLIPVSPLDGGQIAEAISPTLCYIGFPVLIYLFILLNSLKSKILLLFIIVAGIYQTYYFTMKYKTDPYYKLDKPSKIKFIFIYSILVLSLTISAIYLYNSFDFKDIFHSIARFK